A single window of Sphaerodactylus townsendi isolate TG3544 linkage group LG03, MPM_Stown_v2.3, whole genome shotgun sequence DNA harbors:
- the LOC125430187 gene encoding zinc finger protein 436-like — MMNKNREETALQTAPSQSSKWEEKIKICSPRRSTRQRKAQRTPAQCYESSMTWKNKGRNENTDTLCEKIHEQHLGHPIHILKCLDCGKGLLNPSAFKRHRKFHTGEKPFKCFECGKSFMESSHLIQHQRIHTGEKPYACLDCGKKFTQISHLIHHRRSHTGEKPYSCPECEKSFSFKSALVRHHRIHTGEKPYECPKCGKCFNVSSHLARHQRLHLKEATLAAVESFGGNTALVRCHRAPRSHPCTDCGKGFICSRDLVRHQRRTHKGGCNLEKLQAQIQPSEASFTVLLKTQS, encoded by the coding sequence ATGATGAATAAGAACAGGGAGGAGACTGCTCTGCAAACAGCCCCATCTCAGAGTTCTAAATGGGAAGAGAAAATCAAGATTTGCTCTCCACGTAGATCAACAAGGCAAAGGAAGGCACAGAGGACACCTGCTCAGTGTTATGAGAGTTCTATGACTTGGAAAAACAAAGGCCGCAATGAAAACACAGACACTCTTTGTGAGAAAATCCACGAACAGCATCTGGGACACCCAATACACATATTGAAGTGCCTGGATTGTGGGAAGGGACTTTTGAATCCATCCGCTTTTAAAAGACATAGGAAattccacacaggagagaaaccctttaaatgttttgaatgcgGGAAAAGCTTCATGGAAAGCAGCCACCTCATTCAGCATCAGAggatccacactggagagaagcccTATGCATGCTTGGACTGTGGGAAAAAGTTCACCCAGATCTCGCACTTAATTCACCACCGCAGAAGCCACACGGGAGAGAAGCCCTACAGCTGCCCCGAGTGTGAGAAAAGCTTCAGCTTTAAGTCGGCTCTGGTGCGGCATCATAGGATCCATACGGGAGAGAAGCCATACGAATGTCCTAAATGCGGGAAGTGCTTCAATGTCAGTTCCCACCTGGCACGCCACCAGAGGTTGCATCTCAAGGAAGCAACACTGGCTGCAGTGGAAAGCTTTGGGGGCAACACAGCCCTTGTTAGATGTCACAGGGCACCAAGATCACACCCCTGTACAGATTGTGGGAAAGGATTTATCTGCAGCAGAGATCTTGTGAGACATCAGAGAAGAACCCACAAAGGAGGTTGCAATCTGGAAAAGCTTCAGGCACAAATCCAACCATCTGAGGCATCATTTACTGTACTGCTAAAAACCCAGAGCTGA